A genomic window from Excalfactoria chinensis isolate bCotChi1 chromosome 18, bCotChi1.hap2, whole genome shotgun sequence includes:
- the TMEM250 gene encoding transmembrane protein 250, which produces MPVIPIPRRVRSFHGPHTTCLHSACGPVRTTHLVRTKYNNFDIYLKSRWMYGFIRFLLYFSCSLFTSILWVALSILFCLQYLGIRIFLRFQYKLSIILLLLGRRRVDFSLMNELLIYGIHVTMLLVGGLGWCFMVFVDM; this is translated from the coding sequence ATGCCTGTAATCCCCATCCCCCGCCGGGTCCGTTCGTTCCACGGCCCCCACACGACCTGCCTGCATTCAGCCTGTGGGCCGGTACGGACCACGCACTTGGTGCGCACCAAGTACAACAATTTTGACATCTATCTCAAATCCCGATGGATGTACGGATTCATTCGTTTCCTGCTGTACTTCAGCTGCAGCCTGTTTACCTCCATCCTCTGGGTGGCACTCTCTATCTTGTTTTGCCTTCAGTACCTTGGCATCCGGATCTTTCTGCGTTTCCAGTACAAACTCTCCATCATCCTCCTTTTACTGGGGCGAAGGCGAGTGGACTTCAGCCTCATGAATGAACTGCTCATCTATGGAATTCATGTGACCATGCTGCTAGTGGGGGGGCTGGGATGGTGCTTCATGGTATTTGTGgatatgtaa